A single window of Nicotiana sylvestris chromosome 5, ASM39365v2, whole genome shotgun sequence DNA harbors:
- the LOC138868284 gene encoding uncharacterized protein codes for MLQIILLPKSSLCELSSNQRKKLKQDSLEYYWDEPYLFKICTDGVIRRCIPEEEQLSTLEACHFSPYGGHHGRARTASKVLSCGFYWPILFKDAGEVVKRCDEYQRAGGISKRNEMPLNTILEVDIFDVWGIDFMGPFVSSCGNTYILVVVDYVSKWVEAVALPNNEVRSVVAFL; via the coding sequence ATGTTGCAAATTATCTTGTTACCGAAATCATCCCtttgtgagctctcttctaaccaaaggaagaagctcaagcaggatagtttggaatattattgggacgagccttatttgtttaagatttgcaccgatggtgtgattcgacgatgtatcccggaggaggagcaattgagcaCTTTGGAAGCTTGCCATttctcaccctatggtggccatcatggcagggcgaggacagcttctaaagtgcttagttgtggattttattggcctatTTTGTTTAAAGATGCCGGTGAAGTGGTCAAAAGATGTGATGAGTACCAACGAGccggtggaatttcaaaaaggaatgaaatgcccctcaatacaattcttgaggtagatatttttgatgtttggggcatcgacttcatgggtcctttcgtaagctcttgtggaaacacttacattctGGTGGTGGTAgattatgtttccaagtgggttgaagccgtggctttgcccaacaatgaagtccggagtgttgtggcatttctttaa